The Delphinus delphis chromosome 2, mDelDel1.2, whole genome shotgun sequence genome segment tagaaactttgaGTATATGTTTCCTTCAAAAGGTCCTCCTATGTGCAAGTTTTGGCAAGGTGTAGGGCAAACAGAACTCTCACATGTTGGTGGTGGGAAAGTTAAATGATACGACcattttgtcagtttcttaaaaagttatcACATGATGATTCACCCATCTactctaggtatttacccaagagaaatggaagcatATGCTCACACAAAGTCTTGTACATGAATagtcacagcagctttattcagaatAGTAAAAGACTGGAAACCATCTGAATCTCCATCTATAGGAGAATGGATGCTGATTCTGGAAGTCTAGCTTCCTAAATGgggtcagattttcttttttttaaatgtattttattgaagcatagttggtttacaaagttgtgttaatttctgctgtacagtaaagtgatttagttatatatatatatatatatatatatatatatatatataaatgaagaaaGCAGATGGTTCCCTGGGGACCAGAGAGGGGACGTGAAGGGGACAGGAGAGAGGGATTACAAAGGAACATGAAGAAACTATTAGGAATCATGActgtgttcattatcttgattgagGTATTGGTTTCATGGGTGCATGTGTATGTCAAAACTCATGAAATTGTATACTCGAAATAAGTGCAATTTATTGTATGTCAGCTGTACATcagtgaattcggtaaagtagcaggatacaaaattaatgcacagaaatctctggcattgctatacactaaggatgaaaaatctgaaagtgaaattaagaaaacactcccatttaccattgcaacaaaaagaataaaatatctaggaataaacctgcctaaggagacaaaagacctgtatgcagaaaattataagacactaatgaaagaaattaaagatgatacaaacagatggagagatataccatgttcttggattggaagaatcaacattgtgaatatgactctactacccaaagcaatctacagattcaatgtacttcaaaattttttttttttttttttttttttttttgcggtacgcggttctctcgctgttgtggcctctcccgttgcggagcacaggctctgaacgcgcaggctcagcggccatggctcacgggccctggctcacgggcccagccgctccgcggcatgtgggatcttcccggaccggggcacaaacctgtgtaccctgcatcggcaggcggactctcaaccactgctccaccaccatggaagccccaaaaaagtttttttaaaatagcttacaTGAGGAAAGATGGTGAGGTGAAAAAAGCAGTGAGCATGGAGTTTTGAGAGGTCTGTAATTAAATTCATGATTTACTTGCATGATCTCAGGcaacttatttaattcttctgAATAGAagtgtccttctctgtaaaatcGACACTGTCTCTGTCAGTTAAGATTGTGTTCATATATATCTGAAAACTTAGCAATGGCTGAAACAAGTAAAGGATGTATTTGTCTCATGGACATGAAATTTGGGTGTAGGCTGTCCAACGCTGGCATGGAGGATCAGTGATGTTACTAGTGAACCAAGATCATTTTACTGTCCTTAGTGCTGGCTGCCATTCCTCAGGCAACTTGTGTATcccagcagggagagggagaaaggggaagaggcaCCATCAAGTGACTTCTCCCCATCTTTCATTGGCCATAGATGAGTCGCATGGCTATCCTTAGCTGGAAAAGGGGCCTGGGGAAGGCAAGTATTTGTTCTCTAGCCTCTATAGCacagaaaagaaagcaataaGGGGTTGGATTGTGCGTTGAAGGAGCCAACCTACAGCATCTACCCCAGGTACAATAAGAGTAACTAGCCCACACTGTCGTTGAGAAGATTTAAGCATATACAGAATTAAAAATTTGCTTGAAAACTACAAcattgcaaacaaaacaaaacaaaacaaaaaacatgttgCTATTTGCTTCCTAATGTCCTGAAGGCCTAATCTGACCAGAGTTTGTAATCCTCTCAAATTAATGCCAGAGCCATCATGGCACCATAATAAAATTCTTAGCTATGGGATGCACGGTAGTGAAAACTGGGTTTGTAAACCCCATGGGCTGTCTCAGGTCAATTCCATCTGTTGAACTAGTAAACTTGGAGGCAGAAAATCTTCTACATAGCAGGGCTGAACCCCACAGGAAGTATTTCTCACTAGTGATAACATACTAGCAGAATTCCTAGGAAAACCGTTGTCAGGTTCCTCTGGGAGGTCAGAAGTCCCCAGATCAGCACACTGGATTAAAATATGATAGCAGTATGTACATGACCATAGAAAAGAGGCTCAGTGTTGGGTCCTCATACAGGTCTTTCTTAACCATCCAATCTAAGGTGCCCCTTCACCCTAGTCACACTCTTTCCCATTAGCACATTTAATTTTCTGAAGCACtactaaaattatttgtttgttgtcTATCTGCTCCCCTGCAGAAAACTTAATTCCATATGAAAACTTAATTCCATATGAGCAAGGACCTTTTGTGTcttatttacagctataaatcTAGAACCTTGAATATGATAGGTGTTCTAAATTAACCTTTTGGATACCTTTCTATccacttatatatttttattgctttaatgTTATAGAGATCACATAGTACCCACGTTTTGCTCTGTCTTTCAAATATCTTTGACCAAAAGAGTATTTTTACCTAGGTCTTGGGGATGGATATGGGGAAAATGTTTAGAATTGTTGAGTGTGGGTAAAAGAAAATTAGATTCTAAAGAAACAATCTTCTAGGCAGATTTCAGTCATATTAACGCTAGTATTTTAGGTATAGAATGAATTATCTTTGTAAGACTAAGTGACAAAAatgatttgattttaaatttgtaCTTAACACTATTTAAACTGACATATTTCCCGTTGTTGTATAGGGTTTTTCTTTGAATATGTTCAGATATTTAAACCTCAAAGAGACAAGATTGGGCTGTGTCATTTGTGGAAAAGATATGGGTACCTAAAGCCCAATGGGAAACATGAGAACTCTTAAAGCAGTTTTCTGCAACCAACATGCTGTTTGCCACACACTCCCAGCTTCATTATTACTggcaaaagttgttttttttttaaatctaaagtaTTTTGGCACCTTCTTTGCTCAGATAgctatatttagttatttttagaaGCAGTTTAGTTAGTTTagaagtatttttatatttagttatATTTAGAAGTAGTTATTACTACTTCTTCCTGTAATCTGATATTAGCACACATCTTCAAGGTCCTTGGGTCCTGGCATTAGATTGGTTGAGATGGTCTAATAGGAAGAAGATAGACCCACTGACAAAACACATGAGGGATCCACTAGAGGgcagcaaaatgcaaatcaaatttaaatttgCCCCCAGAAAGGCTGCTACTGTATTATCACAAAAATTTGTACTGCAAGTAAGATTTCTTAAATGCAAAAAATTCAGATTAGATCAGTGATGTAAAATAATTGATGCACAAGTATTTCTCCTTTCTTGGAAGTAGTGGTCcaagagcaaaatgaaaatagaattggTTTCAGTCCCAGCTCTTTCACTAACTGCATGATACGGGGCAATCTACAGTTTGCCTCTCTGGTCCCCTTCTATGATATGTGGATTTGTACAAAATGATTCTTAGCATTCTTTTCAACTCTGAAGTTCCATGGTTTTATGATTAATGATTCTATTTAAGTCATTTAAAATCTTGTTGATTAGGCTATTGCATTAGTCAATCAACCATAACTTGACATTAGTGGAGATTCTGTTTGGAAATACCCACCGTTATTTCATGGAAAACTTAGGTCCCTGATATGCATTGATTTTCCTTCTTAGTAAAATGCCACTTCTGCCCCCAAACTTTAAGATCTCTCATGTTTAAGAGCTTTAGGAGTTCTCATGTTTCCCATTACTTGTATATAATCTAGTGACAATAGTGGTTGCAGTGTTTTCTGCAATAAATTTTATGGTTTAAGCTATCAATACAAtctgtttttattaaaacaaacaaacaaacaaaaaaccccacaatgatCTTGTGCATACCCAGGTTGTTCTCACtctccatttattttccttttaaagcacTACACATGTGAACTCAGTATTAGTTACTCTACCAAACTTCTAAAATCATTAGGAaggttatatgtatgtatgtgtgtgtgtgtgtgtgtatatatatatatatttttaaaaatcgttGGCTTGAAGACCAAGGAAACTGTGACTGAGCGTAGATAAAAGAGCATCTTAAAGATCTGAACTACTGTGATGTCATCATTCATTTGGTCAACCATTTTGAGCTTCTGGATGTGATTGATTTTGACAGTCAGTTAATTCAGTTACTCTTCGCATTTGTTCAATGAATGTCATTATAAATATCTACCACAATAACCCACTTTCAGTTTATGCTTGAGCTGTTATTAAAACTGAAACTCTTTTCTAAGTAGCATTTTTCACAAGCACCAATGGATAAAACTGTCAGCAGTTTAGTGAAAGCAGAAACCATTTCTGAACCCAGACTGATGAAGTAGTCATATTTAACAGTGCaccacatatttaaatattttcaacccTCATTTAGGACACATTTCCCTCCTATATgcctaagaaaggaagaaatatgcCTGGCTGGCAATGAATTTGAGGGATGAAGGAAAATCATCCTTTAAAACATAGTAAACCTATTATTACTATCAGAAGCCAGAGGAGGTAGAACAATGTTACAGGTACTCTTGACTCTGCCCTGGTACATTAGCTCATCTGGTGCCGATAAGGCTGGTACCCGTTTTTCTAGGACTCTGAAGTCTTTAGCTTCTGCCTCAGTCAGTCGTAGACCCAGCTTATCTCAATGCCTGAAGTCAGTAGCTTGAGATGATAAATCACTCATTTTAATCTATTTGCTTTTCTATTAGAGGGTGAGAAATGTTTAGAGACCTCAACCCCAGAGTCAGCAATTTCAGATATAAGTTGCAGTTTCACGACTCTAGTAAGATGAGCCTTTCCGACATTGCAGTGTTACTAATACAGAGTAAAGAGTAAAATACTGATCACCTAGGTGCAAATCCTGCATCTGCCTTTATTCTGTGCCTCCAtatcctcatctgttaaatggggatagcTGTACCAATTTTGTGGGTCGTTTTAAGAAATAAGTtgataatgggcttccctggtggtgcagtggttgagagtccgcttgccgatgcaggggacagaggttcgtgccccagtccgggaagatcccacatgctgcggagcggctgggcctgtgagccatggccactgagcctgcgcatccggagcctgtgctccgcaatgggagaggccacaacagtgagaggcccgcgtactgcaaaaaaaaaaaaaaagaaataagttgaCACTGGTAAaactattataataattatttaagcttataaatattaaaatggtttCACTTCTTCCTGTGCTCTTCCAACAAGATGTAGCGAAGAGTATCAGATTGGAGCTCCTACTCATAATTCACtgttgaccttgaacaagtcacttcctctcggcctcatttttcttattcagGATCTAAAACAATGTttcaaaagtaatacatgttctaACATTGTCTCAATGGATGTTGTGGAATGAACAAACTTCAAAATGAGGATATTGGAGCAAATAGATCACCAAGAAACCCTCTAATTTTAATACTTCATGTGATTCATTATCTCTCAAGAGTACCGTGGGGAACACCTGCAATGCCATTGGCTATCAACATTGGGAAACACCACTGCAAAACAGCATACCGTTTACTTAAAAAGAATATTGACAGTATGTACACAAAATATAACACCCTTTACAGTGGTAATTAATACAGTATTATCTCTGCCAACACTAGACTGAAACAAAGGCCAGAGTAGAATAATAAAAACACGTTTATTTTGTACAAATCGGCTGTGTCCGAGGGACAGAGCTGGGGCAGGGCGCGCCCTCACAGGAGCTGGACGGGGCCCAGCAGCAGCTCGCCCTGGCCCAGCAGGCGACCCCGCTCCAGCCCGCGGCCCCGGTTCTCGGCCTTGACGCGCACGGCCAGGCGGCGCACCTCGTCTTCCGAGAGCCCGTCCAAGCACAAGTCCTGCTCCAAGACCGCCCGGCGTCTCCGCCGGAACACGGCGCCCCGCAGCCGGCGCGTCTGGCCCGGCGGCTGCAGGACGAAGCTGACGTGGCAGCCGACGGGGGCGCGGGGCTCGGCGGCCCCACCGGCCGGGCCCTCGGCGTGGAGCAGCCGGACGCGGAGGCGCCCGCTGTCCCGACTGTACTCGGCGCCCAGGCGCAGGGCGCCGCCGGCGCGGTCCAGAGTCACGGTGCCCTCGGCCTCCAGGCGCTCGGGCCGCGGGTCGGGGGGCGGCGGAGGGGACGTGGCGGGGGCCTGAGCCGGGGACAGGGAGCCGGCGCCGCGCTCGTCGTCGTCGTCGTCGTCCCCGTCCCCGCTGGCGACGGAGCGGGCACTGGCCAGGCCGCTGCTCCTCTGCGCGCAGCGCAGCAGCCCCTGGGGAGCGCGCAGGAGGCGGCTGCCGCGGGGTCGGAAAGTGAGCGTGTCCAGGTGCGGGCGGGAGCCGCCGAGGGCCGCCGGGGGCACAGCAGGGACTCTTCCCGGGGGCACGAGGGGGGCGTCTCCGACGCCGCCTCCGAAGGTGCGCGCCCGGGGGCGGAGCACGGGCAGGAGCGGGGCGGCCCCCGGGCCCCGGAGGAAGAGCGACTCCCTGCGGCGGGTGTGCGGGCTCTCGAGCAGCGCGCAGAAGCCATAGGCTGTACGTGCCCGGGGCAGGTGAGGCAGCGAGAGCGCAGCCTGCGATCGTGGGTCCCAGTCCGTGCGCCCCGCGCCGTCGCCTGTCCCTGCTTTTTCGCCTCTGTTGTCTTGGATTGCAGCCAGGGTCGGGCAGGGCGCGAGTCGCGGGGGGATGCAGAACTCGGGGATGCGGTCCGGGGTGAGCACGTTTGCGCACCGGGAGGGCCTGAGAGCAGTGGCTCGGCCGGCCTGATCCTGGAAAAGCCGGTTTCTGCCCCGCAGGAGGTGCTCGGGTCCCAAGCGGAGCCGCTCCAGGCACCACATCAGGCAGCAGGTGCCGGTTGCAGAGGAACCTCTGCTGGAGCTGGTCAGCCTGCAATGCACAAGCACACACGGATCTTCATAGTGAGCCCTGCTGGGCGCAGCAATGCCCGTCTCTTCTACTCATTGGgtgcttcctcctgcctcccccagaCCAGGCAAATTGCCCCTCACGCTGCTGTTGCAAATCTTTAAGTATTTCCCTGACGGTAAAACAATCGTTCTTCTCTCTTCTGTAGTAGTGTACACTTTGGGTTTGTTGCCTTAATCTAGACCTGTCCTCGCTGGCCTCAGGAGGAGATTCTCAAAATGTTTGCCTCGTGCTGTCCTCGGTGCCAAGTGGCACTATGCTTGTGCAATAGTTTCCTGAATCCTTGGATTATTGCACTCAAATCCTcagagagaattaaaataattattatcctTTCCAGGATATTCGGCTTGCTCCCCGCTTAAAGTGCAAAGAGCCTCAAACGAGTCCCTGAGGGAGTTAAGCAAGGCTATAGGTCTCTCATAATGTACCTGGGGTCCAGCGTCATATAGGTCTCCGCACCGATCCGCCTGTGGCACCAACCTCTACAGGCATACAGCCTCTGGGAAGATCAAAGCTCGTGTGGCGGAGTTCTGTACAGCTTAAAGGCAGTCGGCTTGAGCCTTTATACCTGGGGCCTGGGACGCCCGCCAGTGGGCTGGCCGGATTGGCACTGATAGGTAACCTGACGACAGGCCTTCCAACTTTCCCTCTGCCACGTGGCTGGATCCGCTTTCTCTCCTGCTTCAGGTAGGGATGTTTCTGTTTACTCACGTGCAAAAAGTCTTTACTATACGGCAGAGTCATTGTGAGGATCGATGGACATAATGAGTGTGAATCACAGAAGCACTCTACACCCACCAATAAGAGGAGATAGAAGTCGAATCTGTCTTATTCTTACTTAATATCCTCCCCCAAATCCAGCCCTTAGTTTGCCCAGCTTTCGAAGTTCCTTACCTACCTTCTGgttttctgttctgattttaaatcgtttttgtttgttgattacAAACCACTCTGGATACAGGGAACCTTATGGGCTGCtgtaaatattctgtatcttgatctgggtggggTTACTGGGGTGTatccatatgtaaaaaaaatgatcTAGCATACACTTAAGATTAGATATAAGATTGTGtcttatacctcaatttaaaaaataacaactcaCTTCTTAAACCTTGTGTGCTGATGTTTTAATTGGGAAAATATACTCCTGCATACAACTGGGCTGTTGGAACCATCCTTTGACGGCACGTTTGTAGGCTGTGCCCACCTGAGacatccttttcctctcttttgaaAACTGACCTGTGTTCACTTTGTAAGAGACCTGCTTCCAACTAGCTTAGGTTGAAAGAGATCTGAGGCATTTTGTTCAGCGTTTGGGTGTACACTATTTCTGCCTAAGATACCGCCTTGCAAATTAATTGCTTATCCAAATGATGTTCAGTAAATTAAACTGAACTCATGCAAAGGTGATTTTAGGATGGAGCATGTGCATTTTGTTTCCAGGATATATACGTACACAGCCACTGTACTTGATGATTTACATATAGTCTCTGGAATAGTCACATAAACCCTGCAAATTATGATTATTCCTAGTAAGGTATCCAAGTTCACATAATGatgggaaatggaagaaaaatacataCTGATGGGCATAAATGAGTTGTTTTGGGGATTAAACAACTCTAATAAGGTAAAATACTTAGCGCTGTGCTTGGAACATGGTAAGTGCTAAATACATATAAACtgtgattattattatcattaataaaaatagaagggagggacttctctggtggtgcagtggttaaaactctgcactcccaatgcaggggacacgggttcgtgccctggtccaagaagatcccacatgctgcggagcaactaagcccgtgcaccacaactactgagcctgcgctctagaccccgcaagccacaactactgagcccacgtgcttcaactactgaagcccgcgcacctagagcccgtgctccgcaacaagagaagccaccgcaatgagacgcgcaccgcaacgaagagaagcccccgctccacacaactaaagaaagcccacgtgcagcaacgaagacccaacacagcctaaataaataaataaataaaataaataggaaaaagaaaaggaaagaaaagaaaattaagtccGAAATCAGTGGTTTTGACTCTAGAATGGCCGCTCACTATGTGAccatgagcaagttacttaacctttccaaGCCACAGTATCAAATGTAAAATtaggaggtggggactttgggaggtaatGAGATTAAtgaccttataaaagagacccaggagagctcccttgccccttct includes the following:
- the LOC132419844 gene encoding C2 calcium-dependent domain-containing protein 4A-like, with protein sequence MTLDPRLTSSSRGSSATGTCCLMWCLERLRLGPEHLLRGRNRLFQDQAGRATALRPSRCANVLTPDRIPEFCIPPRLAPCPTLAAIQDNRGEKAGTGDGAGRTDWDPRSQAALSLPHLPRARTAYGFCALLESPHTRRRESLFLRGPGAAPLLPVLRPRARTFGGGVGDAPLVPPGRVPAVPPAALGGSRPHLDTLTFRPRGSRLLRAPQGLLRCAQRSSGLASARSVASGDGDDDDDDERGAGSLSPAQAPATSPPPPPDPRPERLEAEGTVTLDRAGGALRLGAEYSRDSGRLRVRLLHAEGPAGGAAEPRAPVGCHVSFVLQPPGQTRRLRGAVFRRRRRAVLEQDLCLDGLSEDEVRRLAVRVKAENRGRGLERGRLLGQGELLLGPVQLL